The following proteins are co-located in the Candidatus Eisenbacteria bacterium genome:
- a CDS encoding peptidylprolyl isomerase has product MRKRWMSGATLLLLLPALLVSCGGKEGSGGEEGSASAGDVVATVNGQEVTAAQLEAETARLFRQFGGQVSPFQAQQMEGLLMQQARDNLVNKILLAEAVESEGNRLGEEEIQARFDEFLTQFPDSAAFREAILAQGWESEEAFFEEFRRMMEIDALLEEKTGDYPKATDGEIATAYEENKDKFRQEEQVNARHILMMLKENDNEETKAAKRRDMESIRDQLRRGGDFAALAQEYSDCPSKENGGDLGWFGRNRMVEPFEEVAFSLPVGQTSDVVETRFGFHVIEVLDRREARQLPLDEVRSGIEEQLNQQHRREMIEEYLNGLRENAEIVWTDPPALEPPAGVEVPPPVQ; this is encoded by the coding sequence ATGCGTAAGAGATGGATGTCGGGGGCGACGCTGTTGCTCCTCCTACCGGCTTTGCTGGTCTCCTGCGGAGGCAAAGAGGGGTCGGGCGGGGAGGAGGGATCCGCTTCCGCCGGCGATGTGGTCGCCACCGTGAACGGGCAGGAGGTGACCGCGGCGCAGCTGGAGGCGGAAACGGCTCGGCTCTTCCGGCAGTTCGGCGGCCAGGTCTCCCCCTTCCAGGCGCAGCAGATGGAGGGCCTGCTCATGCAGCAGGCGCGGGACAACCTGGTCAACAAGATCCTCCTCGCCGAGGCGGTGGAGAGCGAAGGGAACCGTCTCGGCGAAGAAGAGATTCAGGCCCGCTTCGACGAGTTCCTCACCCAGTTTCCGGACAGCGCCGCCTTCCGCGAGGCGATCCTCGCCCAGGGATGGGAGTCCGAGGAGGCCTTCTTCGAAGAGTTTCGCCGGATGATGGAGATCGACGCGCTTCTGGAGGAGAAAACCGGCGACTACCCGAAGGCGACGGACGGTGAGATCGCCACCGCCTACGAGGAGAACAAGGACAAATTCCGCCAGGAGGAGCAGGTCAACGCCCGGCACATCCTGATGATGCTGAAAGAGAACGACAACGAGGAGACGAAGGCCGCCAAGCGCCGGGACATGGAGTCGATCCGCGACCAACTCCGCCGGGGGGGCGATTTCGCCGCCCTCGCCCAGGAGTACTCCGATTGCCCGAGCAAGGAGAACGGGGGCGACCTGGGATGGTTCGGGCGGAACCGGATGGTGGAACCCTTCGAGGAAGTCGCCTTCTCGCTTCCCGTAGGCCAAACCAGCGACGTGGTGGAAACCCGTTTCGGCTTTCACGTCATCGAGGTGTTGGACCGGCGCGAGGCCCGGCAACTCCCTCTCGATGAGGTGCGCTCCGGAATCGAAGAGCAGCTGAATCAGCAGCACCGCAGGGAGATGATCGAAGAATATCTGAACGGTTTGCGCGAGAACGCGGAGATCGTCTGGACCGATCCTCCCGCCCTGGAACCGCCCGCCGGAGTGGAGGTTCCCCCGCCGGTTCAGTAG
- a CDS encoding sulfatase: MKIGLGKAVRGRTGAIFFLFALLPAALSCSGGAEKRPNVLWVVWDTARADRFGLYGGGPTTPFLEEWAETARVYEDCLSESNYTLPSHASFFTGLPPSLHGCTNSRPFLSENLVTVAELFRDAGYDTYLWSANPHISKVKKFDQGFETVEHPWQIEFQKRALEIVSGKIRPEDVSSELPPKVRAARVGPWDIKASGALAAEALFRWIDDREEGGAPWFAFLNYMEAHRPYIPPEKYRRRMMSEEEVLRSYEVDRSWTPLWSYTFGLKEYDEEELSVTAGTYDACIAELDDLFRGLIEALRERRKLDDTVVILTSDHGEHLGEHHMLDHQYSLYQQLIHVPLLIRYPSRIPPGRDRRPVMTGDLFPTLLALAGIDRPPAPEGSGAVSLLAPPAERTRIAESLGPFRQPFDEVRRAHPAWDSAPWEREIRAVVETPWKLIAWDDGEKKLFRLDGDPGEERDRLDEEPERAKRLAALLEGRGVAAAFGDSSETPELPEEHREMLRALGYIGGGAAPETSAAREKDGKP; the protein is encoded by the coding sequence TTGAAGATCGGTCTCGGAAAAGCCGTCCGAGGGAGGACCGGCGCGATTTTCTTCCTGTTTGCGCTTTTGCCGGCGGCGCTCTCCTGCTCCGGCGGCGCGGAAAAGCGTCCCAACGTCCTCTGGGTCGTCTGGGACACCGCGCGGGCGGACAGGTTCGGCCTCTACGGAGGCGGGCCGACCACCCCCTTTCTGGAGGAGTGGGCGGAAACCGCCCGCGTCTACGAGGACTGTCTCTCCGAGTCGAACTACACCCTCCCCTCGCACGCCTCTTTCTTCACCGGCCTTCCGCCGTCGCTCCACGGTTGCACCAACAGCCGTCCTTTCCTGAGCGAGAACCTGGTCACCGTCGCGGAGCTTTTCCGGGACGCCGGCTACGACACCTACCTTTGGTCCGCCAACCCGCACATTTCGAAGGTGAAGAAGTTCGACCAGGGTTTCGAGACGGTGGAACATCCTTGGCAGATCGAATTCCAAAAGAGAGCGTTGGAGATCGTCTCGGGCAAGATCCGCCCGGAGGACGTGAGCAGCGAACTCCCGCCGAAAGTGCGCGCCGCCCGGGTGGGTCCTTGGGACATCAAGGCGAGCGGCGCCCTCGCGGCCGAGGCGCTCTTCCGTTGGATCGACGATCGGGAGGAAGGGGGCGCTCCCTGGTTCGCCTTTCTCAATTATATGGAGGCGCACCGGCCCTACATTCCTCCGGAAAAATACAGGCGCCGGATGATGTCGGAGGAGGAGGTCCTCCGTTCCTACGAGGTGGACCGCTCCTGGACGCCTCTCTGGAGCTACACGTTCGGGCTGAAGGAGTACGACGAAGAGGAGCTTTCGGTCACCGCCGGCACCTACGACGCGTGCATCGCCGAGTTGGACGACCTCTTCCGGGGTCTGATCGAAGCGCTCCGCGAGCGAAGGAAGCTGGACGACACGGTGGTGATTCTCACTTCCGACCACGGCGAACATCTGGGCGAGCACCACATGCTGGACCACCAGTATTCTCTCTACCAGCAACTGATTCACGTGCCTCTCCTGATCCGCTACCCGAGTCGAATTCCGCCCGGCCGGGACCGGCGGCCGGTGATGACCGGCGATCTCTTCCCTACGTTGCTCGCCCTCGCCGGCATCGACCGGCCTCCGGCGCCGGAGGGGAGCGGGGCGGTGAGCCTGCTCGCCCCGCCGGCGGAGAGAACGCGGATCGCGGAGTCGCTCGGCCCGTTCCGCCAGCCCTTCGACGAGGTGCGGCGCGCCCATCCGGCGTGGGATTCCGCCCCGTGGGAGCGTGAGATCCGCGCCGTCGTGGAGACGCCCTGGAAGCTGATCGCCTGGGACGACGGCGAGAAGAAGCTCTTCCGCCTCGACGGCGATCCCGGCGAGGAGAGGGACCGGCTGGACGAGGAGCCGGAGAGGGCGAAGCGGCTCGCCGCGCTGCTGGAGGGACGCGGCGTCGCGGCGGCATTCGGCGATTCGTCGGAAACGCCGGAACTCCCCGAGGAACATCGGGAGATGCTTCGCGCCCTCGGTTACATCGGCGGCGGGGCGGCGCCCGAAACGAGCGCCGCGCGGGAGAAGGACGGGAAACCCTGA
- a CDS encoding protein secretion chaperonin CsaA, with product MKETADFAHFQALDLRIGRIEAVEEAETRKPLYRVTVDLGPEIGTRTSIAGYANYPKEGLIGRQVVCVVNFAPKKMGPETSELFILGAVGPEGEGIFITPEREAPLGSIVI from the coding sequence ATGAAGGAAACCGCCGATTTCGCGCATTTTCAAGCGCTCGATCTGCGGATCGGGCGGATCGAGGCGGTGGAGGAGGCCGAGACGCGCAAGCCGCTCTACCGTGTGACCGTCGATCTCGGTCCGGAGATCGGAACGCGCACGTCCATCGCCGGATACGCGAACTATCCCAAAGAGGGGCTGATCGGCAGGCAGGTGGTCTGCGTGGTGAATTTCGCTCCTAAAAAGATGGGACCGGAAACGTCGGAGCTGTTTATCCTCGGCGCCGTCGGTCCGGAGGGAGAGGGGATCTTCATCACCCCCGAAAGGGAGGCGCCCCTCGGGTCGATCGTAATCTAA
- a CDS encoding inositol monophosphatase family protein has protein sequence MRAFAGEAAARVGERLLVDGSRGRTESKEDGSLVTAADRWADETLREAVRARFPDHGALTEEGSTSLPPNDWCWVIDPIDGTTNFARGLPIWGISLGLLYRGEPVFGHVRFPAVGQSFDGIQTGGGGPDGAWLNGRPIRALPREPSENRLFNVCARSVYLLRRPFPCKLRMLGSATYNLLLVAAGASLGGVERTPKIWDIAAAWPILHAAGAVWIPLDGLPPFPARRGDDYAGRSYPTLVAAGPELGRLFHDRLRVGPDDPPL, from the coding sequence ATACGCGCATTCGCCGGCGAGGCGGCCGCCCGCGTCGGAGAGCGCCTTCTCGTCGATGGGAGCCGGGGGCGGACGGAGAGTAAGGAGGACGGCTCCTTGGTCACCGCGGCGGACCGCTGGGCGGACGAGACGCTCCGCGAGGCGGTCCGCGCCCGCTTCCCCGACCACGGCGCGCTCACCGAAGAGGGGAGCACCTCCCTCCCTCCGAACGACTGGTGCTGGGTGATCGACCCGATCGACGGGACCACCAATTTCGCCCGCGGGTTGCCGATCTGGGGGATCAGCCTCGGCCTGCTTTACCGCGGCGAGCCTGTTTTCGGGCATGTCCGATTCCCCGCCGTCGGCCAATCCTTCGACGGGATTCAAACCGGGGGGGGCGGGCCGGACGGAGCCTGGCTGAACGGCCGGCCGATCCGCGCCCTGCCGCGGGAGCCGTCGGAGAACCGGCTATTCAACGTATGCGCGCGCAGCGTCTACCTCCTCCGACGCCCCTTCCCCTGCAAGCTCCGGATGCTCGGCTCCGCTACCTACAACCTTCTCCTCGTCGCCGCCGGCGCCTCACTCGGCGGCGTGGAGAGGACGCCCAAGATCTGGGATATCGCCGCCGCCTGGCCGATCCTGCACGCCGCCGGCGCGGTCTGGATCCCACTCGACGGTCTTCCCCCCTTCCCGGCGCGGCGCGGCGATGACTACGCCGGCCGCAGCTACCCCACCCTCGTCGCCGCGGGACCCGAGCTCGGCCGCCTCTTTCACGACCGCCTTCGCGTCGGCCCGGACGACCCGCCCCTCTGA
- a CDS encoding sulfatase produces the protein MAGRRAGRFRSARGRAAAFAASSLLVAFAAAGCGGGPRPNVILITLESLRADHLGCYGYERATSPNLDRFAESAVRFSDVHSVTSWTLPSHATILTGLYPSTHRVREPHERLDDSYVTLGEILAERGYHTEAVLGGPFLRTPYNLNQGFAVWDDSPSSVEQETAHGDVTNPVMEAKILDFIRSGPREPFFFFAYFWDIHYDFLPPPPYDTLFTTPEMEPFDDSDFDRNPQIHPGMKQARLDWTVARYDGEIRCTDEMLGRIFDALREEGLWENTVIVITADHGEEFFEHGAKGHKHSLHVESVHVPLWIKPAGAAAPRVDGRNGSTVDVAPTLLDLCGVRPPAEMQGRSLFDPPPEEKGERFQELRITYYGYVIGQGYDWRTRVFDSWALGAGDLKYIRMPMKLGERLYRTDEDPGETRDLAAAMPEEMERLRLRAEEWRARLDSAAAGYGATEAASLSPEERERLEALGYLR, from the coding sequence ATGGCCGGTAGGAGAGCGGGACGGTTTCGGAGCGCGCGGGGACGCGCGGCGGCGTTCGCCGCGTCGTCGCTTCTCGTGGCCTTCGCGGCGGCGGGGTGCGGCGGCGGACCGCGCCCGAATGTGATCCTGATCACTCTCGAATCGCTCCGGGCGGATCATCTCGGCTGCTACGGCTACGAGAGGGCGACGAGCCCGAACCTGGACCGTTTCGCCGAAAGCGCGGTCCGCTTCAGCGACGTCCATTCCGTCACCTCTTGGACCCTCCCCTCGCACGCGACGATTCTCACCGGCCTTTATCCGTCGACGCACCGGGTGCGGGAACCCCACGAGCGTCTCGACGATTCCTACGTTACGCTGGGCGAGATCCTCGCCGAGCGCGGCTACCACACCGAGGCCGTTCTCGGCGGTCCCTTCCTGCGCACCCCGTACAACCTGAACCAGGGTTTCGCCGTTTGGGACGATTCCCCCTCTTCGGTGGAGCAGGAGACCGCCCACGGCGACGTGACGAACCCGGTGATGGAGGCGAAGATCCTCGACTTCATTCGCTCCGGGCCGCGGGAGCCTTTCTTTTTCTTCGCCTATTTTTGGGACATCCACTACGACTTTCTCCCGCCGCCCCCTTACGACACTCTTTTCACGACGCCGGAGATGGAACCCTTCGATGATTCCGATTTCGACCGGAACCCGCAGATCCATCCCGGCATGAAACAGGCTCGGCTCGATTGGACCGTCGCCCGCTACGACGGGGAGATCCGCTGCACCGACGAGATGCTGGGGCGGATCTTCGACGCCCTCCGGGAGGAAGGGCTCTGGGAGAACACGGTGATCGTCATTACGGCCGATCACGGCGAGGAGTTCTTCGAACACGGCGCGAAGGGGCACAAACACAGCCTGCACGTCGAATCGGTCCACGTGCCTCTCTGGATCAAGCCGGCGGGCGCGGCGGCGCCGCGCGTGGACGGCCGGAACGGTTCGACGGTGGACGTGGCGCCCACTCTTCTCGACCTCTGCGGCGTGCGCCCCCCGGCGGAGATGCAGGGGCGCTCCCTTTTCGATCCGCCGCCGGAAGAGAAGGGAGAACGATTCCAGGAGCTTCGCATCACCTATTACGGCTACGTGATCGGGCAGGGATACGACTGGAGGACCCGGGTCTTCGATTCCTGGGCGCTCGGCGCCGGCGATCTCAAGTACATTCGCATGCCGATGAAATTGGGCGAGAGGCTTTACCGGACGGACGAGGACCCGGGGGAGACTCGGGATCTCGCCGCCGCGATGCCGGAGGAGATGGAGCGGCTTCGCCTGCGCGCCGAGGAGTGGCGGGCGCGGCTCGACTCCGCGGCGGCGGGGTACGGAGCGACCGAGGCGGCCTCCCTCTCGCCGGAGGAGCGCGAGAGGCTCGAGGCGCTGGGATATTTGCGATAA
- a CDS encoding Smr/MutS family protein codes for MGFLDRLRGFLAGGERRAPRGRERAPDDEGDGEPSGEIVVTDVLDLHGFFPEQIPEVMEEFLAGAERLGIVEVRIIHGKGRSVLRREVWDFLKRDPRVVRFGQAPPERGGWGATLAMLRRAEREREETR; via the coding sequence ATGGGATTTCTCGATAGACTGCGCGGGTTCCTGGCCGGCGGGGAAAGGCGCGCCCCGCGAGGTAGGGAACGCGCCCCGGACGATGAGGGGGACGGGGAACCCTCCGGGGAAATCGTGGTGACGGACGTTCTCGACCTCCACGGTTTTTTCCCGGAGCAGATTCCCGAGGTGATGGAGGAATTCCTCGCCGGCGCGGAGCGCCTCGGGATCGTCGAGGTGCGGATCATTCACGGCAAAGGGAGGAGTGTTCTCCGCCGGGAGGTGTGGGACTTTCTGAAGAGGGATCCCCGCGTGGTCCGTTTCGGCCAGGCGCCTCCCGAACGCGGGGGATGGGGGGCCACCCTCGCGATGTTGCGGCGCGCGGAGAGGGAGCGCGAGGAGACGCGGTGA
- a CDS encoding redoxin domain-containing protein — protein MAAVAAAYGELQELGVEVIAISSDTHFSHWMWKKTSPTIQHVPFAMAADPSGSVGRAYGVWNPKTGLNHRGRFIIDPDGMILAVEVLTDPVGRNVSELIRQIQAMQAVKANPGKAAPAGWKPGDPMIETSKEKIGVY, from the coding sequence CTGGCCGCGGTCGCGGCCGCGTACGGTGAGCTGCAAGAGCTCGGCGTCGAGGTGATCGCCATCAGCAGCGACACCCACTTCTCCCACTGGATGTGGAAGAAGACCTCCCCGACCATCCAACACGTCCCCTTTGCGATGGCGGCCGATCCGAGCGGCTCCGTGGGCCGCGCGTACGGCGTCTGGAACCCCAAGACGGGTCTCAATCACCGGGGCCGCTTCATCATCGATCCCGACGGGATGATCCTCGCCGTGGAGGTGCTCACCGATCCGGTGGGCCGCAACGTGAGCGAGCTGATCCGCCAGATTCAGGCGATGCAGGCGGTAAAGGCGAACCCGGGAAAGGCGGCGCCCGCCGGCTGGAAGCCGGGGGATCCCATGATCGAAACGAGCAAGGAGAAGATCGGCGTGTATTAA
- a CDS encoding immune inhibitor A — MPRSRLITRALPALTLLLFLFSSLAAGGEIHKVIRIDFSQKEAIRDLLRENRDVADYRPDTGLTLVANEAELAEFAARGIRYEVLREDLGAALGALFEPETRALDAAYHTYAEIDAAFDSLVALYPTLAERHDLGDSWEARDIFALKISDNVSLDEGEPEAMIMGCHHAREIISVEMPYLFAEYLLDNYGTDSLVTALVDEREIWIVPMINPDGHQYVVDVGDWRKNRRNNGDGTYGVDLNRNWPYMWGLDDVGSSPNTYSETYRGPSAGSEPELQALMTLFQAKEFATCLSFHSHGRMYLYPWGYASIQTEDDDAFAAIGDSLAAHNDYDPGSTYTGLIYLTNGGSDDWAYGDSTKPACFSITPEIGDQFDTPASLIPVHFAEQLPAMLFMVRIADDPYRFKIPARPVIASLPDDEDGDYAVSWALGAGGDSDVVSYELVEATGESIVLDSAEFGLGDWLTDNWTWNDERKHSGSYSFYSGTGDEYSAALEAPHPIDVEAGDSLTFWGWWRVENEWDYWYVEISEDGGASWAPIPGSYTTDVDPNGNNRGNGITGASGGWFPLAFDLSDYAGESIRIRFHYVTDQLTNLRGVQVDDIHPVRLFAEVDTLDDAIPTASYDVTGRTEGDWFYWVRARDAEAQTGFWSDPAKVTVLPSTGVAAGAPAATRLGRNRPNPFNPSTVISWSLARPGNVSLSIHDVSGRLVRTLVRGARDAGDQETVWDGRDDRGGAVASGVYFYRLRAGAFTETRKLVLLK; from the coding sequence ATGCCCCGCAGCCGCCTCATCACCCGAGCGCTACCCGCTCTGACTCTCCTCCTCTTCCTGTTTTCCTCCCTAGCCGCCGGCGGCGAGATCCACAAGGTGATCCGGATCGATTTCTCCCAAAAGGAGGCGATCCGCGATCTTCTCCGCGAGAACCGGGACGTGGCCGACTACCGGCCGGACACCGGCCTCACTCTCGTCGCCAACGAGGCGGAACTCGCCGAGTTCGCCGCCCGCGGCATCCGTTATGAGGTGCTGCGCGAGGACCTCGGCGCGGCGCTCGGCGCCCTCTTCGAGCCGGAGACCCGCGCCCTGGACGCGGCCTACCACACCTATGCCGAGATCGACGCGGCCTTCGACAGCCTGGTCGCCCTCTATCCGACCCTCGCGGAGAGGCACGACCTGGGCGACAGTTGGGAGGCCCGCGACATTTTCGCCCTCAAGATCTCCGACAACGTCTCCCTCGACGAGGGGGAACCGGAGGCGATGATCATGGGGTGCCACCACGCCCGGGAGATCATCAGCGTGGAGATGCCCTATCTCTTCGCCGAGTACCTTCTCGACAACTACGGAACGGACTCTCTCGTCACGGCCCTCGTCGACGAGCGGGAGATCTGGATCGTGCCGATGATCAATCCCGACGGCCACCAGTACGTGGTGGACGTGGGCGACTGGCGCAAAAACCGGCGGAACAACGGCGACGGCACCTACGGCGTCGACCTGAACCGGAACTGGCCTTACATGTGGGGGCTCGACGACGTCGGATCCAGCCCCAACACCTACAGCGAAACCTACCGCGGTCCCTCCGCCGGTTCGGAGCCGGAGCTCCAGGCGCTGATGACGCTCTTCCAGGCGAAGGAGTTCGCCACCTGCCTCTCCTTCCACAGCCACGGCCGCATGTACCTCTATCCCTGGGGCTACGCCTCGATCCAAACCGAGGACGACGACGCCTTCGCGGCGATCGGCGACAGCCTGGCGGCGCACAACGACTACGACCCCGGCTCGACCTACACGGGGCTCATCTACCTCACCAACGGCGGGAGCGACGACTGGGCCTACGGCGACTCCACCAAGCCCGCCTGCTTCAGCATCACGCCGGAGATCGGCGACCAGTTCGACACGCCCGCCTCCTTGATCCCGGTGCACTTCGCCGAGCAACTCCCGGCGATGCTCTTCATGGTCCGGATCGCCGATGATCCTTATCGCTTCAAGATTCCGGCCCGACCCGTCATCGCCTCGCTGCCGGACGACGAGGACGGCGACTACGCCGTGAGCTGGGCCCTCGGCGCGGGGGGCGACTCCGACGTGGTCTCTTACGAGCTGGTCGAAGCGACCGGCGAGTCGATCGTGCTCGACAGCGCCGAGTTCGGCCTGGGCGATTGGCTCACCGACAACTGGACATGGAACGACGAGAGGAAACACTCCGGGTCGTACAGCTTCTACTCCGGCACGGGGGACGAGTACTCCGCGGCTTTAGAGGCGCCGCATCCCATCGACGTGGAGGCGGGCGACTCCCTCACCTTCTGGGGATGGTGGCGCGTGGAGAACGAGTGGGACTACTGGTACGTGGAGATCTCCGAGGACGGCGGCGCTTCCTGGGCGCCCATCCCGGGGAGTTACACCACCGACGTGGACCCGAACGGCAACAACCGGGGGAACGGGATCACCGGCGCCTCCGGCGGCTGGTTCCCCCTCGCCTTCGACCTGAGCGACTACGCCGGGGAGAGCATCCGGATCCGTTTCCACTACGTGACCGACCAGCTGACCAACCTCCGCGGGGTGCAGGTGGACGACATCCATCCCGTTCGCCTCTTCGCCGAGGTCGACACTCTGGACGACGCGATCCCCACCGCCTCGTACGACGTGACCGGCCGCACCGAAGGGGACTGGTTCTACTGGGTGCGCGCCCGGGACGCGGAGGCGCAGACCGGTTTTTGGAGCGACCCGGCGAAGGTGACGGTGCTCCCCTCCACCGGCGTAGCGGCCGGCGCGCCCGCGGCGACCCGCCTCGGCCGGAACCGCCCCAACCCCTTCAACCCATCCACCGTCATCTCCTGGTCGCTGGCGCGGCCCGGAAACGTCTCCCTTTCGATTCACGACGTTTCGGGGCGTCTTGTGCGGACGCTCGTGCGCGGCGCGAGAGACGCCGGTGATCAGGAAACGGTTTGGGACGGCCGCGACGACCGGGGGGGCGCCGTCGCCTCGGGAGTCTACTTTTACAGGTTGCGCGCCGGCGCGTTCACCGAGACGCGCAAGCTGGTGCTGCTGAAGTAA
- a CDS encoding outer membrane beta-barrel protein: MMQRVLAAAAVAALLFGAVPADALLKTGVSAGMNFSSLGDVKVTDYETTYDSRTGWHIGVFGAGDLGPIGVRAGLLYTDAGALFDGIGDTPGLPADFKEDFRVRYIALPIDFQWRFVLPPIRPYLLAGPEFRYDLTSDDAFEGNIKKTTLAANIGVGLELGLPLLGVSVTPEIRYCFDLQEITDKTLEIGGVGFETDGAYKGSAWVFRLHVGF; encoded by the coding sequence GTGATGCAACGCGTACTCGCCGCAGCGGCCGTGGCGGCGCTTCTCTTCGGCGCCGTCCCGGCGGACGCGCTTCTGAAGACCGGCGTCTCGGCCGGAATGAACTTCTCCTCCCTGGGCGACGTGAAGGTGACGGACTACGAGACCACATACGACAGCCGGACCGGCTGGCACATCGGCGTCTTCGGCGCCGGCGACCTCGGTCCGATCGGCGTGCGCGCCGGGCTTCTTTACACCGACGCGGGCGCCCTCTTCGACGGGATCGGCGACACCCCCGGGCTCCCGGCGGACTTCAAGGAGGACTTCCGGGTCCGATACATCGCCCTGCCGATCGATTTTCAGTGGCGCTTCGTGCTGCCGCCGATCCGCCCCTATCTGCTCGCCGGCCCGGAGTTCCGCTACGACCTCACGTCCGACGACGCCTTCGAGGGGAACATCAAAAAAACGACCCTTGCCGCCAACATCGGCGTCGGCCTGGAACTGGGGCTTCCCCTCCTGGGCGTTTCGGTCACGCCGGAGATTCGATACTGTTTCGACCTGCAGGAAATCACCGACAAGACCCTCGAGATCGGCGGAGTCGGATTCGAGACCGACGGCGCCTACAAAGGGAGCGCATGGGTTTTTCGCCTCCACGTCGGGTTCTGA
- a CDS encoding redoxin domain-containing protein, producing the protein MRNRKRSGPAATRMGIASALLVLAMAVWTGLAAAQVLGSCGTAAENEPAAAPGTPAVAPQGAPPAPPAPVSRILIPGDRAINFELPAVIGDDIRMVKLSDYNGKWRVVCFYPADFTFV; encoded by the coding sequence ATGCGGAATCGAAAACGGTCCGGCCCGGCCGCGACGCGGATGGGGATCGCTTCGGCGCTCCTCGTTCTCGCGATGGCGGTTTGGACGGGCCTCGCCGCCGCGCAGGTGCTCGGCTCCTGCGGCACGGCGGCTGAGAATGAACCGGCCGCGGCGCCGGGGACTCCCGCGGTCGCGCCGCAGGGAGCGCCGCCCGCGCCGCCCGCGCCGGTCTCCCGGATCCTGATTCCGGGCGACCGGGCGATCAACTTCGAGCTTCCCGCGGTGATCGGCGACGACATCCGGATGGTCAAGCTCTCCGATTACAACGGCAAGTGGCGGGTGGTTTGTTTCTATCCCGCCGATTTCACCTTTGTCTGA